Genomic segment of Orenia marismortui DSM 5156:
AAAAAATCATAACTAATTTTAAGCTACTGCCACCCTATTTCTACCATTTTTCTTTGCTTGATATAAAGCTTTATCAGCTCTTTCAATTATTGTCTCTAAGTCTAAATTACCTTTTGTATAACTGACACCTAGCGCTACTGTTAGCCTGCTATTAGGCTGCGGTTCTTCACCTTCAAATCTATAGTTTTCTACCTAATAACCAATAAGGTATCAGATAAAATTAGAGTATATTATGAAATAAATTAATTATCATTCTATCAGCTTCAAGATTATAAATTTTAGACAATATTCTATATTTGGAGCATTAGCTCTGAACTCTTAACTTCCATTAATTCTCTGGGATAAGGATTAAAAAATCGCTGTTTCTTTAAATGACTAACCTGATAGTTATTAATCCAAGAACTTATCATATATTGAAGTATACTTAAAGGTGCTTGATTTAGCTGATATTCCTCTAAAGATTTTAAAAAGATATCCTTTTCTGTTGGCAATAAATATTTGGAAAAGAATCTAAAGCAATTTAATAAAATACTTATACTATTGGCAACATTAATCTCTGATGATAAGGCTTGATATAGTTTTAATTCATATTTTCTTAACACCCTTGCTAAACTATCCCTTGAGGAAGTTGATATTAAATCATTTAGTTCTTCTATATATTTACTACCATAAGCAAATATAAGTAATTTGTTCCCTTGATGAAAATTAAGTAAACTATCTAAAGAACTAGATTTTTGAACTCTACGAAATCTAGCCCATAAAAATATCTTTCTCAAAAATTCTTCTCTAATACTAATATCATCAATTCTACTATGACTTTCTATTATTGACTTAGAGTTTAGTAAGCTTATTGCTTTAATAAATAGTCCTATCTCTTTACCAAGATAAAGATCACCATAGGACTTATAAAATTTACAGTTCATACTATTACAAGAAGATAGCTCACCTTTTAATATAAATCCATCTATTTCTGACAGAAGATCAACTAAATCTTCATTAAGTACTTTTATTTCTTCTATCAGTTTATTTTGATTGTATAAATTATTCTTCTTTATCAATATCTCTTTTAATTCAGTCAAATTAAGATCTGCTTCAGGGCAGATAGTAATGATTTCAAGATAGTCTTCTAATTTTTCAAAAAAAGTATCATTATGTTTATTGCAATTACTACAATCATAAGCTAAACATTTACTAATAACTAATTTGGGCTTTACAAATTTATTCACTCCTATCTCCCCCTTTCAACTAAACTATTTGGTAGATTTATTATAAATCTCTCCCTTTACCTGAATCCTTTATCTCGATCAGTTTAATTATCTAATCTACTTCAAATTCATGAACTAAATTTTTAACCTTGTTAGCTACTTCTGATAATTCCTCTGCAGACTCAGTAATTTCATCAATAGCTTGAATAATATCTTTAGTAATAACTTTTATCTCACTATTTTCATCATTTAATTTCTTCATAGAAATATTAACATTTTGAAAATCATTATTTGTATCTGTAATAGCTTGGTTAATCTGCTCAAATAACTCTCCTGCTTGATCAATAATTTCTTTCCCTTTGTTCACCGCTTGATTTGCATCTTTTGAAGACTCTATAGCTTGATCAGATGTTAATTTAATATCTTCTATTAGCTTTG
This window contains:
- a CDS encoding DUF1722 domain-containing protein produces the protein MNKFVKPKLVISKCLAYDCSNCNKHNDTFFEKLEDYLEIITICPEADLNLTELKEILIKKNNLYNQNKLIEEIKVLNEDLVDLLSEIDGFILKGELSSCNSMNCKFYKSYGDLYLGKEIGLFIKAISLLNSKSIIESHSRIDDISIREEFLRKIFLWARFRRVQKSSSLDSLLNFHQGNKLLIFAYGSKYIEELNDLISTSSRDSLARVLRKYELKLYQALSSEINVANSISILLNCFRFFSKYLLPTEKDIFLKSLEEYQLNQAPLSILQYMISSWINNYQVSHLKKQRFFNPYPRELMEVKSSELMLQI